Proteins encoded within one genomic window of Streptomyces sp. NBC_00523:
- a CDS encoding C40 family peptidase, producing the protein MGSHRRSTQPGTARGARATVLTAAAATAAATLGAAPAHAEPHDTPQTAGARVDHLYAEAERATERYNRAGEDVTRLRGEFSRAQDRAARGQERINRMRDDLGSAARAEYRAGGIDPSLALLLTSDPDSYLDRAAAVTLADTHRATALAELRRAQRALAQTRAEAARSLAGLERRREDVSRHKRTVERKLARARQLLKALPASQRAALARASRDGRDPGAGLLAGLPAGSSRAAAAVLAAQQALGRPYVWGASGPSGFDCSGLMQWAWAQAGVSLPRTSQAQRYAGHMVPLSEARPGDLVAYRADASHIAMYVGNGQVIHAPYPGAPVRYDPVGMMPVSSVTRV; encoded by the coding sequence GTGGGATCCCATCGCCGTTCCACACAGCCCGGTACCGCTCGCGGTGCCCGGGCCACCGTCCTGACGGCGGCGGCCGCCACCGCGGCCGCGACGCTCGGCGCCGCCCCCGCGCACGCCGAGCCGCACGACACCCCGCAGACCGCCGGGGCCCGCGTCGACCACCTCTACGCCGAGGCGGAGCGCGCCACCGAGCGGTACAACCGGGCCGGCGAGGACGTGACCCGGCTGCGCGGCGAGTTCAGCCGGGCCCAGGACCGGGCCGCCCGGGGCCAGGAACGCATCAACCGCATGCGCGACGACCTGGGCTCCGCGGCCCGGGCGGAGTACCGGGCGGGCGGCATCGATCCCTCGCTGGCCCTGCTGCTCACCTCGGACCCCGACAGCTACCTCGACCGGGCCGCCGCCGTCACCCTGGCCGACACCCACCGGGCCACCGCCCTCGCCGAACTGCGCAGGGCCCAGCGGGCGCTCGCCCAGACCCGGGCCGAGGCCGCCCGCTCGCTGGCCGGGCTGGAGCGCCGCCGGGAGGACGTCAGCCGCCACAAGCGGACCGTCGAACGCAAGCTCGCCCGCGCCAGGCAGCTGCTGAAGGCGCTCCCGGCCTCCCAGCGGGCCGCCCTGGCCCGCGCCTCGCGCGACGGCCGCGACCCGGGCGCCGGGCTCCTGGCCGGGCTCCCCGCGGGCTCCTCCCGCGCCGCCGCGGCCGTCCTGGCCGCCCAGCAGGCGCTCGGCCGGCCCTACGTGTGGGGCGCCAGCGGGCCCTCCGGCTTCGACTGCTCCGGGCTGATGCAGTGGGCCTGGGCCCAGGCGGGCGTGAGCCTGCCCCGGACCTCGCAGGCCCAGCGGTACGCCGGACACATGGTGCCGCTCTCCGAGGCCCGCCCCGGAGACCTCGTCGCCTACCGGGCGGACGCCAGCCACATCGCGATGTACGTCGGGAACGGCCAGGTCATCCACGCCCCGTACCCCGGCGCCCCGGTCCGCTACGACCCCGTCGGGATGATGCCCGTCTCCTCGGTCACCCGGGTCTGA
- a CDS encoding C40 family peptidase: protein MASHRRPKQPSRTRVTVLTATAAAAVALSSQAAHADPKPTKNEVKAKVDKLYHEAGAATEQYNGAKEKQEKLEKQIGAIQDKVARGQEELNQLRSGLGSLAAAQYRSGGIDPSVQLFLSSDPDSFLDQASALDQLTAKQTESLSKVQEKQRALAQQRKEAQDKLSDLASVRKTLGEKKKKQQEKLAEARRLLNTLTAAEREKLRQDEARASRAAGTRVELGNEVPASGLGKAALNAAATRIGKPYVPAATGPNSFDCSGLTMWAYAQAGVNITRTTYTQVNQGHRIGVSQLAPGDLVFFNGNEHVGLYAGNGQVLHAPYPGAYVRYESMSTIGSIYAAVRI from the coding sequence GTGGCGTCCCACCGTCGTCCCAAGCAGCCGAGCCGCACTCGTGTGACCGTGCTCACCGCGACCGCAGCCGCGGCCGTCGCCCTGTCCTCCCAGGCCGCTCACGCCGACCCCAAGCCGACCAAGAACGAGGTCAAGGCGAAGGTCGACAAGCTCTACCACGAGGCCGGAGCCGCCACCGAGCAGTACAACGGGGCCAAGGAGAAGCAGGAGAAGCTCGAGAAGCAGATCGGCGCGATCCAGGACAAGGTGGCCCGCGGCCAGGAGGAGCTCAACCAGCTCCGGTCCGGCCTCGGTTCCCTCGCCGCCGCGCAGTACCGCTCCGGAGGCATCGACCCCTCCGTGCAGCTCTTCCTCTCCTCCGACCCGGACAGCTTCCTGGACCAGGCGTCCGCGCTCGACCAGCTGACGGCCAAGCAGACCGAGTCGCTGTCGAAGGTCCAGGAGAAGCAGCGGGCCCTCGCGCAGCAGCGCAAGGAGGCCCAGGACAAGCTGAGCGACCTCGCCTCCGTCCGCAAGACGCTCGGTGAGAAGAAGAAGAAGCAGCAGGAGAAGCTGGCCGAGGCCCGCCGGCTGCTCAACACCCTCACCGCCGCCGAGCGCGAGAAGCTGCGCCAGGACGAGGCCCGCGCCAGCCGCGCCGCCGGTACCCGGGTCGAGCTCGGCAACGAGGTCCCCGCCTCCGGTCTCGGGAAGGCCGCCCTCAACGCCGCCGCCACCCGCATAGGCAAGCCGTACGTCCCCGCGGCCACCGGCCCCAACTCGTTCGACTGCTCGGGCCTGACCATGTGGGCCTACGCCCAGGCCGGCGTCAACATCACCCGCACCACGTACACCCAGGTCAACCAGGGTCACCGGATCGGCGTCAGCCAGCTGGCCCCCGGCGACCTGGTCTTCTTCAACGGCAACGAGCACGTCGGCCTCTACGCGGGCAACGGCCAGGTCCTGCACGCCCCGTACCCCGGCGCGTACGTCCGCTACGAGTCGATGAGCACCATCGGCAGCATCTACGCCGCCGTGCGCATCTGA
- a CDS encoding NYN domain-containing protein, with translation MEQPEGGAASADGADDAVEALDRPLPEGVRRRVVALVSDAFGGLTVAELPAQLRQYARFTASRRAKFAGNAMAAAVANDDRFRRRIADRLREAQPELAGALESGAPPAAADPVDVAAAAYVLRPDGWVKLVAAAGEEVQRADAERAGEESRREVARLREELAEARAHTKSETERLRAELDAARKEADSLQRKLRSAVSEVKRGEAALRRSKAETETVRAEAAAQVSAAESETRRLRARLGEAEATVEASRRAAREGRSVEDMRLRLLLDTVLEAAGGLRRELALPPSSIRPADSVDAVEPGRMSPKDIAARALSETDPALLDQLLALPQAHLIVDGYNVTKTGYPQMPLEKQRLRLLGGLSVLAARTGAEMTCVFDGAELAAPVLLAPPRGVRVLFSKPGVTADELIRQLARAEPPGRPVVVVSTDREVADGVAKAGARPVASALLLKRLSRV, from the coding sequence GTGGAGCAGCCCGAGGGCGGCGCCGCGTCGGCCGACGGGGCCGACGACGCCGTGGAGGCGCTCGACCGCCCGCTGCCCGAAGGGGTACGGCGCCGGGTCGTCGCACTGGTCTCCGACGCGTTCGGCGGCCTCACGGTCGCCGAACTGCCCGCCCAGCTGAGGCAGTACGCCCGCTTCACGGCCTCCCGGCGCGCCAAGTTCGCCGGGAACGCCATGGCCGCCGCCGTGGCGAACGACGACCGGTTCCGCCGCCGCATCGCTGACCGGCTCAGGGAGGCGCAGCCGGAGCTGGCGGGCGCGCTGGAGTCCGGCGCGCCGCCTGCCGCCGCCGACCCGGTGGACGTGGCTGCGGCGGCGTACGTGCTGCGCCCGGACGGCTGGGTGAAGCTGGTCGCGGCGGCCGGCGAGGAGGTCCAGCGCGCGGACGCCGAGCGGGCCGGCGAGGAGAGCCGGCGCGAAGTGGCGCGGCTGCGCGAGGAGCTGGCCGAGGCCCGGGCCCACACGAAGAGCGAGACGGAACGGCTCCGCGCCGAACTGGACGCCGCCCGCAAGGAGGCGGACTCCCTCCAGCGCAAACTGCGCAGTGCGGTCAGCGAGGTCAAGCGCGGTGAGGCGGCGCTGCGCAGGTCCAAGGCCGAGACCGAGACCGTACGCGCCGAGGCGGCCGCCCAGGTGTCCGCCGCCGAGAGCGAGACCCGGCGGCTGAGGGCGAGGCTCGGGGAGGCCGAGGCGACCGTCGAGGCGAGTCGCAGGGCGGCCCGGGAGGGGCGCTCGGTCGAGGACATGCGGCTGCGGCTGCTGCTCGACACGGTGCTCGAAGCGGCCGGCGGGCTGCGGCGCGAACTGGCGCTGCCGCCCTCCTCGATCCGCCCGGCGGACAGCGTGGACGCGGTGGAGCCCGGCCGGATGTCGCCCAAGGACATCGCCGCCAGGGCCCTTTCGGAGACCGACCCGGCGCTGCTGGACCAGCTGCTTGCGCTGCCGCAGGCCCATCTGATCGTGGACGGCTACAACGTCACCAAGACGGGTTATCCGCAGATGCCGCTGGAGAAGCAGCGGCTGCGGCTGCTCGGCGGGCTCTCGGTCCTCGCGGCGCGCACGGGTGCGGAGATGACGTGTGTGTTCGACGGGGCGGAGCTGGCCGCCCCGGTGCTTCTCGCGCCACCGCGCGGGGTGCGGGTGCTGTTCAGCAAGCCGGGGGTCACCGCCGACGAGCTGATCCGTCAACTGGCGCGCGCCGAGCCGCCGGGACGCCCCGTGGTGGTGGTCTCCACGGACCGCGAGGTGGCCGACGGAGTGGCGAAGGCGGGGGCCAGGCCCGTTGCGTCCGCCTTGCTCCTGAAGCGGCTTTCGCGGGTTTAG
- a CDS encoding rhomboid family intramembrane serine protease, producing MIDRRAAAGRLLRAATSGGPPVTYALIALCCAVFLISPLSGFVPVRGGADALLAAQAGYFERWGVIPSELWDGSAHALLTPFTALFVHGSWLHLLGNMLFLYVFGAMAEERMGHTEFALFYLGCGYLALLAYAAAHATSDQTLVGASGAISAVLGAFLYLFPRARVTSVFPFLLFLPLRFPAWVVLIFWFVLQWLAAEGAGSGPGVAYLAHVVGFATGFLYAWGRYRRDTGGPRVKSPATATEGETQP from the coding sequence ATGATCGATCGGCGGGCCGCGGCGGGCAGGCTCCTGCGCGCGGCGACTTCGGGCGGGCCACCGGTGACGTACGCCCTCATCGCCCTGTGCTGCGCGGTCTTCCTGATCAGCCCGCTCTCCGGATTCGTCCCGGTGCGCGGCGGCGCCGACGCGCTGCTCGCCGCGCAGGCGGGCTACTTCGAGCGGTGGGGCGTGATCCCGAGCGAGCTGTGGGACGGCTCGGCGCACGCGCTGCTCACCCCGTTCACCGCGCTGTTCGTGCACGGCAGCTGGCTGCACCTGCTGGGCAACATGCTGTTCCTGTACGTGTTCGGCGCGATGGCCGAGGAACGCATGGGGCACACCGAGTTCGCCCTGTTCTACCTGGGCTGCGGCTATCTGGCGCTGCTCGCGTACGCCGCCGCGCACGCCACGTCCGACCAGACGCTCGTCGGCGCCTCGGGGGCGATCTCGGCGGTGCTCGGGGCGTTCCTCTACCTCTTCCCCCGGGCCCGGGTGACCAGCGTCTTCCCGTTCCTGCTGTTCCTGCCGCTGCGCTTCCCCGCGTGGGTGGTGCTGATCTTCTGGTTCGTGCTCCAGTGGCTGGCCGCCGAGGGCGCGGGAAGCGGCCCGGGCGTGGCGTACCTGGCCCACGTCGTCGGCTTCGCGACCGGCTTCCTGTACGCCTGGGGCCGCTACAGGCGCGACACCGGAGGCCCTAGAGTGAAGTCTCCAGCCACGGCCACCGAGGGAGAAACACAGCCGTGA
- a CDS encoding Lrp/AsnC family transcriptional regulator, with protein sequence MITAIVLIKTSVDRIPEIAEAIAALDSVSEVFSVTGTYDLIAMVRVAKHDDLAEVIPGRISKIPGVEGTDTHVAFRTYSQHDLEAAFSIGLDA encoded by the coding sequence GTGATCACCGCGATCGTGCTCATCAAAACCAGCGTGGACCGGATTCCCGAGATCGCCGAGGCCATCGCCGCGCTGGACAGCGTCAGCGAGGTCTTCTCGGTCACCGGCACCTACGACCTGATCGCCATGGTCCGGGTGGCCAAGCACGACGACCTGGCCGAGGTCATCCCCGGCCGGATCAGCAAGATCCCGGGCGTCGAGGGGACCGACACCCACGTGGCCTTCCGCACGTACTCGCAGCACGACCTGGAGGCCGCGTTCTCCATCGGCCTGGACGCGTAA
- a CDS encoding aminotransferase class V-fold PLP-dependent enzyme: MSVFTAAADQSLCAPLPVLGEDVLVPLVTGGEVGYAALDYAASAPALKRVWDDVAAYAPYYGSVHRGAGYLSQLSTDLFESSRATVAEFLGCRPEDQVVFTRSTTDSLNLLAAALPADCQVFVFETEHHASLLPWRDARVTYLNAPRTPAQAVATLEAALADREPHGSALVCVTGASNVTGELWPVRELAAAAHAHGARIVLDAAQLAPHHPVDIAELDVDWVAFSGHKLYAPFGSGVLAGRADWLCDAEPYLAGGGASRTVARRADGGVDVEWHTTAARHEAGSPNVIGVYSIASACKALTEAGFDRLVAREQHLVREVLAGLAEVPEVKVLSLFGDDAPRVGVISFVVEGWNSSHFAAALSAEYGIGVRDGLFCAHPLVRTLLGSDPGEAGECGAPEAEPGERSLNAIRVSFGAGTPDEHVERFLRAVRELVSDGARWKYRTEDGRCVPDRGAAQV, encoded by the coding sequence ATGTCTGTCTTCACCGCTGCCGCCGACCAGTCGCTTTGTGCCCCGCTGCCGGTTCTGGGCGAGGATGTCCTCGTCCCGCTGGTCACCGGCGGTGAGGTCGGCTACGCGGCGCTGGACTACGCGGCGAGCGCCCCGGCGCTGAAGCGGGTCTGGGACGACGTGGCCGCGTACGCCCCGTACTACGGCAGCGTGCACCGGGGCGCCGGGTACCTCTCGCAGCTCTCCACGGACCTCTTCGAGTCCAGCCGGGCCACCGTGGCGGAGTTCCTGGGCTGCCGCCCCGAGGACCAGGTGGTCTTCACCCGGTCCACCACGGACTCGCTGAACCTGCTGGCCGCCGCGCTGCCCGCCGACTGCCAGGTGTTCGTCTTCGAGACCGAGCACCACGCCTCGCTGCTGCCCTGGCGCGACGCCCGCGTCACCTACCTGAACGCCCCGCGCACCCCCGCCCAGGCCGTCGCCACGCTGGAGGCGGCCCTCGCGGACCGGGAGCCCCACGGCTCCGCGCTGGTCTGCGTCACCGGCGCCTCCAACGTGACCGGCGAGCTGTGGCCCGTACGGGAGCTGGCCGCCGCCGCGCACGCGCACGGTGCCCGGATCGTCCTGGACGCCGCCCAGCTCGCCCCGCACCACCCCGTGGACATCGCCGAGCTGGACGTGGACTGGGTCGCCTTCTCCGGGCACAAGCTGTACGCGCCGTTCGGCTCGGGCGTCCTGGCCGGCCGGGCCGACTGGCTGTGCGACGCCGAGCCGTACCTGGCCGGCGGCGGCGCGTCCCGCACGGTGGCCCGGCGCGCGGACGGCGGGGTGGACGTCGAGTGGCACACCACGGCCGCCCGCCACGAGGCCGGTTCGCCCAACGTCATCGGCGTCTACTCCATCGCCTCCGCCTGCAAGGCGCTCACCGAGGCCGGATTCGACCGGCTGGTCGCCCGCGAGCAGCACCTCGTCCGCGAGGTCCTGGCGGGGCTGGCCGAGGTCCCCGAGGTGAAGGTGCTCTCGCTGTTCGGCGACGACGCGCCGAGGGTCGGCGTGATCTCGTTCGTGGTGGAGGGCTGGAACAGCTCGCACTTCGCCGCCGCGCTCTCCGCCGAGTACGGCATCGGGGTGCGCGACGGCCTCTTCTGCGCCCACCCGCTCGTGCGCACCCTGCTCGGCAGCGACCCGGGCGAGGCGGGGGAGTGCGGCGCGCCGGAGGCGGAGCCGGGCGAGCGGTCCCTGAACGCGATCCGGGTCAGCTTCGGCGCCGGGACCCCGGACGAGCACGTCGAGCGCTTCCTGCGCGCGGTCCGCGAGCTGGTGAGCGACGGGGCGCGCTGGAAGTACCGCACCGAGGACGGCCGTTGCGTGCCGGACCGGGGCGCTGCCCAGGTCTGA
- the trpD gene encoding anthranilate phosphoribosyltransferase, whose translation MNVVTPDGGDSVAAFSWPGVLTPLLRGEDLGADATAWAMDRIMSGEATDVQIAGFAVALRAKGETVTEVSGLVRAMYEHATTIEVPGRTVDIVGTGGDMAKTVNISTMSAIVVAGTGAKVVKHGSRASSSASGSSDVLGKLGVNLELAPRRVVEVAEEAGITFCFAVKFHPALRHAAKARAELGAPTTFNILGPLTNPARVRSQAIGVADLRMAPIVAGVLAERGNSALVFRGDDGLDELTTTATSRVWVARDGVVREESFDPRDVGVELVPVEALRGADASYNADVARRLLAGETGPVRDAVLLNSAAALVALDPGEEPLTEQIRAGMAKAAESIDSGAAGRALERWVVASNA comes from the coding sequence ATGAACGTTGTGACCCCGGACGGCGGCGACAGCGTGGCGGCCTTCTCCTGGCCCGGCGTGCTGACCCCCCTGCTGCGCGGCGAGGACCTGGGCGCCGACGCCACCGCCTGGGCCATGGACCGCATCATGAGCGGCGAGGCGACCGACGTGCAGATCGCCGGATTCGCGGTCGCCCTGCGCGCCAAGGGCGAGACGGTCACCGAGGTCTCCGGCCTGGTCCGCGCGATGTACGAGCACGCCACGACCATCGAGGTGCCCGGCCGCACCGTGGACATCGTCGGCACCGGCGGCGACATGGCGAAGACCGTCAACATCTCCACGATGTCCGCGATCGTCGTGGCCGGCACCGGGGCGAAGGTCGTCAAGCACGGCAGCCGCGCCTCCTCCTCGGCCAGCGGCTCGTCCGACGTGCTCGGCAAGCTCGGCGTCAACCTGGAGCTGGCTCCCCGGCGCGTGGTGGAGGTGGCCGAGGAGGCGGGCATCACCTTCTGCTTCGCGGTGAAGTTCCACCCCGCACTGCGCCACGCGGCCAAGGCGCGTGCGGAGCTGGGCGCGCCGACCACGTTCAACATCCTGGGCCCGCTCACCAACCCGGCCAGGGTGCGCTCCCAGGCGATCGGGGTGGCCGATCTGCGCATGGCCCCCATCGTCGCGGGCGTCCTCGCCGAGCGCGGCAACTCCGCCCTGGTCTTCCGGGGCGACGACGGCCTGGACGAGCTCACCACCACGGCGACCTCGCGGGTCTGGGTGGCCCGGGACGGTGTGGTCCGCGAGGAGAGCTTCGACCCGCGCGACGTGGGCGTCGAGCTGGTCCCGGTGGAGGCGCTGCGCGGCGCCGACGCCTCGTACAACGCGGATGTGGCGCGCCGGCTGCTGGCCGGGGAGACCGGTCCGGTACGGGACGCCGTGCTGCTCAACTCGGCGGCGGCGCTGGTCGCGCTGGATCCGGGCGAGGAGCCGCTCACCGAGCAGATCCGGGCCGGTATGGCGAAGGCCGCCGAGTCGATCGACTCGGGTGCGGCCGGGCGGGCGCTGGAGAGATGGGTCGTCGCCAGCAACGCGTGA
- the qcrB gene encoding cytochrome bc1 complex cytochrome b subunit: protein MSTATNTPGASAPGNRKAPAGERVADWADGRLGIYSLAKANMRKIFPDHWSFMLGEICLYSFIIIILTGVYLTLFFHPSMNEVVYHGPYEPMQGIRMSEAYASTLNISFDVRGGLLVRQIHHWAAVIFLAGMFVHMMRVFFTGAYRKPREINWLFGFLLFVLGMFTGFTGYSLPDDLLSGTGVRFTQGAILSTPIVGTYISMFLFGGEFPGGDIIARFYSIHILLLPGIMLGLVVGHLILVFYHKHTQFAGPGKTNKNVVGMPLLPVYMAKAGGFFFLVFGFIAVIAAIASINPIWAIGPYRPDQVSTGAQPDWYMGFAEGFVRVMPGWEINLWGHTLVLGVFIPLVLFGVVLGALAMWPFIESWITGDKREHHILDKPRNAPTRTALGVAWVTIYFVMLIGGGNDIWATHFSLSLNSISWFVRIAFFVGPVIAFVATRRICLGLQRRDKEKVLHGRESGLIKRLPHGEFVEVHEPLSPEARYALTAHEQYQPLEIGPTVDENGVERKVSRITKVRARLSKSLYGEDSQIAKPTAEEYKEITSGHGHH from the coding sequence ATGAGTACTGCGACGAACACACCCGGTGCCTCCGCGCCGGGCAACCGCAAGGCGCCCGCCGGTGAGCGGGTGGCCGACTGGGCCGACGGCCGGCTGGGGATCTACTCCCTCGCCAAGGCCAACATGCGCAAGATCTTCCCGGACCACTGGTCCTTCATGCTCGGTGAGATCTGCCTCTACAGCTTCATCATCATCATCCTCACGGGTGTGTACCTGACGCTGTTCTTCCACCCGAGCATGAACGAGGTCGTCTACCACGGCCCGTACGAGCCCATGCAGGGCATCCGGATGTCGGAGGCGTACGCCTCGACGCTGAACATCAGCTTCGACGTCCGCGGTGGTCTGCTGGTCCGGCAGATCCACCACTGGGCCGCGGTCATCTTCCTGGCCGGCATGTTCGTGCACATGATGCGCGTGTTCTTCACCGGCGCGTACCGCAAGCCGCGCGAGATCAACTGGCTGTTCGGCTTCCTGCTGTTCGTCCTCGGCATGTTCACCGGCTTCACCGGTTACTCGCTGCCGGACGACCTGCTCTCCGGTACGGGTGTCCGCTTCACCCAGGGCGCGATCCTGTCGACGCCGATCGTGGGTACGTACATCTCGATGTTCCTGTTCGGCGGGGAGTTCCCCGGCGGCGACATCATCGCGAGGTTCTACTCGATCCACATCCTGCTGCTGCCGGGCATCATGCTCGGGCTCGTGGTCGGCCACCTGATCCTGGTCTTCTACCACAAGCACACCCAGTTCGCGGGTCCCGGCAAGACGAACAAGAACGTCGTCGGCATGCCCCTGCTGCCGGTGTACATGGCGAAGGCCGGCGGGTTCTTCTTCCTGGTCTTCGGCTTCATCGCGGTCATCGCGGCGATCGCCTCGATCAACCCGATCTGGGCCATCGGCCCGTACCGTCCCGACCAGGTGTCCACGGGCGCCCAGCCGGACTGGTACATGGGCTTCGCCGAGGGCTTCGTCCGTGTGATGCCGGGCTGGGAGATCAACCTCTGGGGCCACACGCTGGTCCTGGGCGTCTTCATCCCGCTCGTCCTGTTCGGTGTGGTGCTCGGTGCGCTGGCCATGTGGCCGTTCATCGAGTCCTGGATCACCGGCGACAAGCGCGAGCACCACATCCTGGACAAGCCGCGCAACGCGCCGACCCGGACGGCCCTCGGTGTCGCCTGGGTGACGATCTACTTCGTCATGCTGATCGGCGGCGGCAACGACATCTGGGCGACGCACTTCAGCCTCTCGCTCAACTCGATCAGCTGGTTCGTCCGTATCGCCTTCTTCGTCGGCCCGGTCATCGCGTTCGTCGCGACCCGGCGGATCTGCCTCGGCCTTCAGCGCCGTGACAAGGAGAAGGTGCTGCACGGCCGCGAGTCCGGGCTCATCAAGCGCCTGCCGCACGGTGAGTTCGTGGAGGTCCACGAGCCGCTGTCGCCGGAGGCCCGGTACGCCCTCACCGCGCACGAGCAGTACCAGCCGCTCGAGATCGGCCCGACGGTCGACGAGAACGGTGTGGAGCGCAAGGTCTCCAGGATCACCAAGGTCCGGGCGCGGCTCAGCAAGAGCCTGTACGGCGAGGACAGCCAGATCGCCAAGCCCACCGCCGAGGAGTACAAGGAGATCACCAGCGGCCACGGCCACCACTGA
- the qcrA gene encoding cytochrome bc1 complex Rieske iron-sulfur subunit, whose amino-acid sequence MSSQEIPEENLPDAQGTAHAAVDKAHDDPFADPGLPAHRPRIQDIDERAAKRSERTVATMFLLSMLATVGFIASYVIFPVDKIVFIFPFGHVSALNFSLGLTLGLALFLIGAGAVHWARTLMSDVEVADDRHAIEATPEVKAKVLSDFADGARESALGRRKLIRNTMFGALALVPLSGVVLLRDLGPLPEKKLRKTLWAEGKQLVNMNTMEPLRPEDVVVGSLTFAMPEGLEEHDEDFQTQIAKAALMIIRIEPDDIKDKREREWAHEGIVAFSKICTHVGCPISLYEQQTHHVLCPCHQSTFDLSDGARVIFGPAGHALPQLRIGVNSEGNLQALGDFEEPVGPAFWERG is encoded by the coding sequence ATGAGTAGCCAAGAGATTCCAGAAGAGAACCTGCCCGACGCGCAGGGCACCGCGCACGCCGCGGTGGACAAGGCGCACGACGACCCGTTCGCCGACCCGGGGCTGCCGGCCCACAGGCCGCGCATCCAGGACATCGACGAGCGGGCCGCGAAGCGCTCCGAGCGCACCGTCGCGACCATGTTCCTGTTGTCCATGCTGGCGACGGTGGGCTTCATCGCCTCCTACGTCATCTTCCCGGTCGACAAGATCGTCTTCATCTTCCCGTTCGGTCATGTCAGCGCCCTCAACTTCTCCCTGGGTCTGACCCTGGGTCTGGCGCTCTTCCTGATCGGCGCGGGCGCCGTCCACTGGGCGCGCACCCTGATGTCCGACGTGGAGGTCGCCGACGACCGGCACGCCATCGAGGCGACGCCCGAGGTCAAGGCGAAGGTGCTGTCCGACTTCGCGGACGGCGCCCGGGAGTCCGCGCTCGGCCGTCGCAAGCTGATCCGCAACACCATGTTCGGCGCGCTGGCCCTGGTGCCGCTCTCCGGCGTGGTGCTGCTGCGCGACCTGGGTCCGCTGCCGGAGAAGAAGCTCCGCAAGACCCTGTGGGCCGAGGGCAAGCAGCTCGTCAACATGAACACGATGGAGCCGCTGCGTCCCGAGGACGTGGTCGTCGGTTCGCTGACCTTCGCCATGCCCGAGGGCCTGGAGGAGCACGACGAGGACTTCCAGACCCAGATCGCCAAGGCCGCCCTGATGATCATCCGCATCGAGCCGGACGACATCAAGGACAAGCGCGAGCGCGAGTGGGCGCACGAGGGCATCGTGGCCTTCTCGAAGATCTGCACGCACGTCGGCTGCCCGATCAGCCTGTACGAGCAGCAGACGCACCACGTGCTCTGCCCGTGCCACCAGTCCACCTTCGACCTCTCCGACGGCGCCCGCGTCATCTTCGGTCCGGCCGGCCACGCCCTCCCGCAGCTGCGGATCGGCGTGAACAGCGAGGGCAACCTCCAGGCGCTCGGTGACTTCGAAGAGCCCGTCGGTCCTGCATTCTGGGAGCGCGGATGA